Proteins found in one Ferrimicrobium sp. genomic segment:
- the trxA gene encoding thioredoxin — MSVEIIELNDQNFDERIKAATTPVLVDFWAEWCGPCKMIAPILEEIAEDKGGELTIGKLNVDNALGVARKFEIMSIPTLMLFRDGEPVKRIVGAMSKKALLKELDPALAG; from the coding sequence ATGAGCGTAGAGATCATTGAACTAAACGATCAGAACTTCGATGAGCGGATCAAAGCGGCGACGACCCCGGTACTAGTAGACTTCTGGGCAGAGTGGTGTGGACCGTGCAAGATGATTGCTCCAATTCTCGAGGAGATCGCCGAGGACAAGGGCGGAGAGCTGACGATTGGGAAGTTGAACGTCGACAACGCTCTTGGAGTGGCTCGGAAGTTCGAGATCATGAGCATTCCGACCCTGATGCTGTTCCGCGATGGCGAGCCAGTCAAGAGGATCGTGGGAGCGATGTCGAAGAAGGCATTGCTCAAGGAACTGGATCCGGCGCTCGCTGGTTGA
- a CDS encoding peptidoglycan-binding protein, whose amino-acid sequence MARLEKLGFGPTTGSAGLTEAIEAFQLSRGIPETGECDQITWRSLVEAGFAFGDRVLYFRNPSFRGDDVAWLQERLGNLGFDPGRVDGIFGPRTRDALQDFQSNVALPADGICGGATVDELRRVFGRSSEHIHGVRERQRLRVRKKPLSEASVAVFGSLLLEQQSELLAQRLRTRGARAVAINDGDQSRLATTANTRQLDLVTYFDFSTFGVQVAYYSGFRYTSPAGMLLAEIVSDALEHLGLPIPVSTRGMTLPILRETRMPAVSIAIDHPHHWLILGPEVVEAVAGAIERFLVDPEPEAQATI is encoded by the coding sequence GTGGCTCGGCTCGAGAAATTGGGCTTTGGCCCAACCACTGGGTCGGCTGGCCTCACAGAGGCCATTGAGGCCTTTCAACTGTCTCGGGGCATCCCCGAGACGGGGGAGTGCGATCAAATTACCTGGAGGAGCCTCGTAGAGGCCGGTTTTGCCTTTGGGGATCGAGTCCTCTATTTCCGTAATCCGAGCTTCCGTGGCGACGATGTTGCCTGGCTTCAGGAGCGGCTCGGCAACCTCGGTTTTGATCCTGGGCGTGTCGACGGTATCTTTGGACCTCGCACCAGAGACGCACTCCAAGATTTCCAATCGAATGTTGCGCTGCCCGCCGACGGTATCTGTGGTGGGGCAACCGTCGATGAGTTGCGCCGGGTGTTTGGGCGATCGAGCGAACACATTCACGGAGTTCGCGAACGCCAGCGTCTTCGCGTGCGGAAAAAGCCGCTGAGTGAGGCGTCCGTTGCCGTTTTTGGTTCATTACTCCTCGAGCAGCAATCAGAGTTGCTTGCCCAGCGCCTCCGAACACGAGGGGCTAGAGCGGTGGCCATTAATGATGGTGATCAGTCGCGACTCGCCACGACCGCCAACACTAGGCAGTTGGACCTGGTAACCTATTTCGATTTCTCGACCTTTGGCGTGCAGGTGGCCTACTATTCGGGTTTTCGTTACACGTCACCCGCTGGCATGCTCTTGGCAGAGATTGTTTCAGATGCACTTGAGCATCTTGGCCTGCCCATCCCAGTCAGCACGCGCGGAATGACGTTACCGATTCTTCGGGAGACCAGAATGCCAGCCGTATCTATCGCCATCGACCACCCCCACCACTGGCTGATCCTGGGACCAGAAGTGGTCGAGGCGGTCGCAGGCGCGATCGAACGTTTTCTCGTCGACCCGGAGCCAGAGGCACAGGCGACAATTTAG